A region of Triplophysa dalaica isolate WHDGS20190420 chromosome 20, ASM1584641v1, whole genome shotgun sequence DNA encodes the following proteins:
- the slc26a10 gene encoding solute carrier family 26 member 10 encodes MSASVAVCRNIYTEDRFRQAYGTEEQRVSERLHHRLAQRCSCSQVDCAHLLKKRVPVCNWLPKYKLRKWILGDIVAGLTVGIVHIPQGMAFALLTSVAPVYGLYTSFFPVVLYMIFGTGHHVSTGTFAVLSLMTGTVVEQLVPTPLALNSSSPEAAEFEAQRIGVASAVAFLSGIMMLCMCGFQLGFLSTYLSEPIVKAFTSAAAFHVTISQLQSMLGLRLPRYTGAFSLFKTLGSVMENLPHTNVAELVISLLCLAVLVPVKEVNSRFRERLRTPIPVEIITVIIATGVTYAFSLDSRYNIQIVGHIPAGFPKPRLPALETVPDIAADTVAITLVGYAVSVSLAMIYADKHGYSIDPNQELLAHGISNTVSSLFTCFPSSATLATTNILESAGGYTQLAGLFTSLVVLIVLLLIGPLFYFLPKAVLACINVTSLRQMFLLFQDLPDLWRISRIDFMVWLVTWLSVVVLNVDLGLAIGVVFSMMSVICRTQRASCSVLGRAANTEIYRSINNHNKCYEVPGVKILTYNGPIYYGNRSFFKAEMTELLGLTPEKIRRREKAIKALEKREREAISTVEQGVADSSFSSKNDLFQSEVPEGDIQAVLIDCSSVIFMDVAGARLFIQMCMECQKIGVRIYLSNCNESVLKILTSSGLMNYINPQHIFVTVHDAVVYIQQQREKPQENNATVWV; translated from the exons ATGAGCGCGTCGGTGGCTGTGTGCAGAAATATCTACACAGAGGATCGCTTCAGACAGGCGTATGGCACAGAAGAGCAGAGAGTAAGTGAGCGGCTCCACCACAGACTTGCGCAGAGATGCAGCTGCTCTCAGGTGGACTGCGCTCACCTGCTCAAGAAAAGAGTGCCTGTTTGCAACTGGCTCCCAAAATACAAGCTCAGAAAATGGATTTTAGGAGATATTGTGGCGGGACTGACTGTTGGAATAGTGCACATTCCCCAAG GAATGGCCTTTGCTCTGTTGACATCAGTGGCTCCTGTCTATGGCCTTTACACATCCTTTTTTCCTGTAGTTCTTTATATGATCTTCGGAACTGGTCACCACGTTTCTACAG GTACCTTTGCTGTTTTGAGTTTGATGACCGGCACTGTGGTGGAGCAGCTGGTCCCCACCCCGCTTGCTCTGAACTCCAGTAGCCCAGAGGCTGCAGAGTTTGAGGCCCAGAGGATTGGAGTGGCATCAGCTGTCGCATTCCTCTCAGGAATAATGATG CTCTGCATGTGTGGGTTCCAGTTAGGTTTCCTTTCAACATACCTCTCAGAACCTATTGTAAAAGCTTTTACAAGTGCAGCTGCCTTCCACGTGACGATCTCACAGCTGCAGAGCATGCTGGGACTAAGGCTCCCTCGATACACCGGTGCCTTCTCTCTCTTTAAG ACTCTGGGTTCAGTGATGGAGAACCTGCCTCACACTAATGTGGCCGAGCTGGTGATCTCATTGCTCTGCTTGGCTGTCCTGGTCCCAGTAAAAGAGGTGAACTCACGGTTTCGTGAGCGCCTGCGCACTCCAATCCCAGTGGAGATCATCACt GTTATCATCGCGACAGGAGTGACATATGCCTTCTCTCTGGATTCCAGATACAACATACAAATAGTAGGACATATTCCAGCAGG CTTCCCTAAGCCACGGCTGCCAGCGTTGGAGACGGTTCCAGACATAGCTGCCGACACAGTTGCTATCACCCTTGTCGGTTACGCCGTGTCTGTATCTTTAGCCATGATTTATGCTGACAAACATGGATACTCCATTGATCCAAATCAG gagCTTTTAGCTCATGGGATCTCCAACACTGTGTCATCTCTCTTCACCTGCTTCCCCAGTTCAGCTACACTGGCCACTACTAACATTCTAGAGAGTGCTGGAGGGTACACACAG CTTGCCGGACTGTTCACCAGTCTGGTTGTTTTAATAGTTCTGCTGTTGATTGGTCCTCTGTTCTACTTCTTACCAAAG GCGGTGCTTGCTTGTATAAATGTGACCAGTTTGAGACAGATGTTCCTGCTGTTTCAGGACCTCCCAGATCTTTGGAGAATTAGCAGAATTGATTTT ATGGTGTGGCTTGTGACCTGGCTGTCAGTGGTTGTGCTAAATGTAGACTTGGGCTTGGCCATTGGAGTCGTTTTCTCAATGATGTCAGTTATCTGTCGTACACAGAG GGCCAGCTGCTCGGTACTAGGCAGAGCTGCCAACACGGAGATCTACAGATCTATTAACAACCACAATAAA TGCTATGAAGTCCCTGGTGTGAAGATCTTGACGTACAATGGGCCCATCTACTATGGGAATCGTAGTTTTTTCAAGGCAGAAATGACTGAGCTTTTGGGTCTCACCCCTGAGAAGATACGGAGACGAGAGAAAGCCATTAAAGCAttagagaagagagagagggaggccATCAGTACTGTA GAACAAGGAGTTGCAGACAGTTCATTTTCTTCAAAGAATGACTTATTCCAATCAG AAGTGCCTGAAGGTGATATTCAGGCTGTGTTGATTGACTGCAGCAGTGTCATTTTCATGGATGTCGCTGGTGCTCGGTTGTTCATACAG ATGTGTATGGAGTGTCAAAAGATTGGGGTACGGATATACCTTTCTAACTGCAATG AGAGTGTTCTGAAGATTTTGACATCCAGTGGGCTTATGAACTACATAAATcctcaacatatttttgttacagtCCATGATGCTGTGGTCTACATCCAACAGCAGCGA GAAAAACCACAAGAGAACAATGCTACGGTGTGGGTGTAG
- the b4galnt1a gene encoding beta-1,4 N-acetylgalactosaminyltransferase 1a isoform X1 encodes MRVMNKKALAVLLVVLPLAVILTYHWNSGSISAIDIRGRDTLKNLLDERIRHMKYENDNIPYRIKENILRTLAINGCVCESDKSLINIPFAQLLFSQVSATQLNAMFQGAELQRAKQYRNKEYQSFRERTFTAADSLIIADANNPLQYPTQGVEVRPTRTILIPGLSLNVKSKERQHLVELTATMGTFDTAVLVDGVQISGEGEMHIHFVSDSLALLNRQLQFVTYTNTQFHPNTADVVQFKTTGFQALFTIKIRHPPMPTFYNPGPKKDYNVSTLVTIATKTFLRYDKLQDLIDSIRKFYPTVTIVIADDTKDPKPVKGPYIEHYLMPFGKGWFPGRNLAVSQVMTKYVLWVDDDFIFTSNTKLEKMVDILERTTLDLVGGGVREVTGYTANYRHIITTDAGDEEGDCLHIRTGYHHVIEGFPNCVVADAVINFFMARTEKIQKVTFDPRLARVGHLAFFIDGLGTLHVGSCDDVTINHASKIKGMLPWGQSETDKAYSAFRYPSEKEENVNEYDLYYLKNHFKCITSD; translated from the exons ATGCGTGTTATGAACAAGAAAGCGCTGGCAGTTTTGCTGGTGGTATTACCGCTCGCAGTCATACTGACTTACCACTGGAACTCGGGGTCCATCTCTGCAATTGACATACGGGGACGAGACACTTTAAAGAATCTACTGGATGAGAGGATACGacatatgaaatatgaaaatgacaatATTCCTTATCGCATCAAAGAAAACATCTTAAG AACCCTTGCCATCAATGGATGTGTTTGTGAAAGCGACAAATCCCTCATTAATATCCCTTTTGCTCAGCTATTGTTTTCTCAAGTATCAGCTACCCAGCTAAATGCAATGTTTCAAGGCGCAGAGCTGCAAAGAGCAAAACAATACAGGAATAAGGAGTACCAGAGTTTCCGTGAGAG GACCTTCACTGCTGCAGACTCACTTATCATAGCTGATGCCAACAACCCTCTCCAGTACCCCACTCAGGGTGTGGAAGTCAGACCAACAAGGACCATTCTAATTCCCG GTTTGAGTCTAAATGTAAAATCCAAAGAGAGACAACATTTG GTAGAGCTAACAGCTACGATGGGAACATTTGATACGGCAGTGCTGGTGGATGGAGTGCAGATCAGTGGAGAAGGAGAGATGCACATTCATTTTGTGAGCGATTCACTGGCCTTGCTAAACAGACAGCTGCAGTTTGtcacctacacaaacacacagttccACCCCAACACAGCAGATGTAG ttcaatttaaaacaactgGATTCCAAGCATTGTTCACTATTAAGATCAGACATCCACCGATGCCTACATTCTACAACCCTGGACCCAAAAAag ACTATAATGTCAGCACTCTCGTCACCATtgccacaaaaacatttctacgCTATGATAAACTTCAAGACTTGATCGACAGCATTCGAAAGTTTTACCCCACTGTGACTATAGTGATAGCTGATGACACCAAGGATCCAAAACCAGTTAAAGGCCCTTACATTGAACATTATCTCATGCCTTTTGGGAAG GGCTGGTTTCCTGGCCGCAACCTGGCAGTCTCTCAGGTGATGACCAAATACGTGCTTTGGGTGGATGATGACTTTATTTTCACCTCGAATACCAAGCTTGAAAAGATGGTGGATATTTTGGAAAGAACCACTTTGGACCTG GTGGGAGGTGGGGTCAGGGAAGTGACGGGATACACTGCCAACTATCGACACATCATAACGACGGATGCAGGTGATGAGGAGGGAGATTGCTTACACATAAGAACAGGATACCATCATGTTATCGAGGGATTTCCAAACTGTGTGGTTGCAGATGCTGTCATAAATTTCTTCATGGCTCGTACAGAGAAGATACAAAAAGTGACCTTTGACCCACGTCTAGCTCGGGTTGGTCATTTAG CATTTTTTATTGATGGGCTTGGCACTCTTCACGTGGGTTCGTGTGATGATGTCACCATCAATCACGCATCGAAGATCAAGGGAATGTTACCATGGGGACAGTCCGAGACTGACAAAGCATACTCTGCATTCCGCTATCCCTCAGAAAAAGAGGAAAATGTCAATGAATATGATCTTTACTATCTGAAGaaccattttaaatgtatcaCTAGCGACTAG